From Alteromonas australica, one genomic window encodes:
- the rpoC gene encoding DNA-directed RNA polymerase subunit beta' → MKDLLKFLKQQNKTEEFDNIRIGLASPDMIRSWSFGEVKKPETINYRTFKPERDGLFCARIFGPVKDYECLCGKYKRLKHRGVICEKCGVEVTLTKVRRERMGHIELASPVAHIWFLKSLPSRIGLMLDMTLRDIERVLYFESYVVTEPGMTTLERGQLLNEEEYLDSLEEHGDEFDAKMGAEAVFDLLTVLDVDADVAAMREELPSINSETKRKKITKRLKLLESFQQSGNKPEWMILTVLPVLPPDLRPLVPLDGGRFATSDLNDLYRRVINRNNRLKRLLDLAAPDIIVRNEKRMLQEAVDALLDNGRRGRAITGSNKRPLKSLADMIKGKQGRFRQNLLGKRVDYSGRSVITVGPTLRLHQCGLPKKMALELFKPFIYGKLEGRGLATTIKAAKKLVEREAPEVWDVLDDVIREHPVLLNRAPTLHRLGIQAFEPTLIEGKAIQLHPLVCAAYNADFDGDQMAVHVPLTIEAQLEARALMMSTNNILSPANGEPIIVPSQDVVLGLYYLTRDKVNGLGEGMVFTSPNEAEKAYRTGNAELHSRVKVRISEFDIDEDGNKTEKVTLTDTTVGRAIFSLILPKGLPFEIINQAMGKKQISKLLNACYRTLGLKDTVIAADQIMYTGFHYAMIAGASVGIDDMVIPAAKKEIIDAAEAEVIEIQEQFQNGLVTAGERYNKVIDIWSNANEKVAKAMMDNLKTDIVINRDGEEEEQSSFNSVYMMADSGARGSAAQIRQLAGMRGLMAKPDGSIIETPITANFREGLNVLQYFISTHGARKGLADTALKTANSGYLTRRLVDVAQDLVITNDDCGTFEGVQMTPLIEGGDVVEPLRERVLGRVIAEDVIKPGSDEVLVERNVLLDEALVDMLEANSVDQVMVRSVITCDNDFGVCAKCYGRDLARGHMVGSGESVGVIAAQSIGEPGTQLTMRTFHIGGAASRASAENSVQVKTAGSLKLHNAKFVRNSDSKLVIVSRSTELTVIDEQGREKERYKVPYGAVLSVDDGATIAAGDIVANWDPHSHPIVTERAAKISFADIDDSNTEMQQDELTGLTRIVVKDLSKVNSKEPKLILESDEFGLQEIRLPSFTTIEAKEGKVANEGDVLARIPQESSKTRDITGGLPRVADLFEARKPKEPAILAEVSGTIGFGKETKGKKRLVITPPDGDAYEEMIPKWRQLNVFEGEKVEKGEVIADGPESPHDILRLRGISAVANYIVNEVQEVYRLQGVKINDKHIEVVIRQMLRKCIITHPGDTQFLEGEQVEVSNVKVANREIEKHGKIPAQYETQLLGITKASLSTESFISAASFQETTRVLTEAAVQGKEDDLRGLKENVIVGRLIPAGTGFAYHERRAQKRKEQIEEMSVSAAEAEQALTEALNAGADEDTAE, encoded by the coding sequence GTGAAAGACTTATTAAAGTTTCTAAAGCAACAAAACAAGACCGAAGAATTCGATAATATTCGCATTGGTCTTGCTTCACCTGACATGATTCGTTCATGGTCATTTGGTGAAGTTAAAAAGCCTGAAACCATTAACTACCGTACGTTCAAGCCTGAGCGTGACGGTCTGTTCTGTGCGCGTATCTTTGGTCCGGTAAAAGACTACGAATGTCTTTGCGGCAAGTATAAGCGTCTTAAGCACCGTGGTGTTATCTGCGAGAAGTGTGGCGTTGAAGTGACGCTGACTAAAGTTCGTCGTGAGCGTATGGGCCACATCGAGCTAGCTAGCCCAGTGGCACACATCTGGTTCCTTAAATCACTCCCGTCTCGTATCGGCTTAATGCTTGATATGACACTGCGTGATATCGAACGCGTGCTTTATTTTGAATCATACGTGGTAACCGAACCAGGTATGACGACCTTAGAGCGTGGACAACTTCTTAACGAAGAAGAGTACCTTGACTCTCTAGAAGAGCACGGTGACGAGTTCGACGCTAAAATGGGTGCCGAAGCGGTTTTCGATTTGCTAACTGTCCTTGACGTTGATGCCGATGTAGCAGCCATGCGTGAAGAGTTACCTTCAATTAACTCTGAGACTAAGCGTAAGAAAATCACTAAGCGTCTTAAGTTACTAGAATCATTCCAACAGTCTGGTAATAAGCCAGAGTGGATGATCTTGACAGTACTTCCGGTTCTTCCACCGGATTTACGTCCGCTAGTACCACTAGATGGCGGCCGTTTTGCAACGTCTGACCTTAACGATTTATACCGTCGTGTTATCAACCGTAACAACCGTCTTAAGCGTCTTCTAGACCTTGCGGCTCCTGATATTATCGTACGTAACGAAAAACGTATGCTTCAGGAAGCGGTAGATGCCCTTCTAGATAACGGTCGTCGTGGTCGTGCGATCACGGGTTCTAACAAGCGTCCACTTAAGTCGCTTGCAGACATGATCAAAGGTAAGCAAGGTCGTTTCCGTCAAAACCTTCTTGGTAAGCGTGTTGACTACTCAGGCCGTTCTGTAATTACCGTTGGTCCTACACTACGTCTTCACCAGTGTGGTCTTCCTAAGAAGATGGCACTTGAGCTATTCAAACCGTTTATCTACGGTAAGCTTGAAGGTCGTGGTTTAGCCACAACAATTAAAGCAGCTAAGAAGCTTGTAGAGCGCGAAGCACCAGAGGTTTGGGACGTACTAGACGACGTTATCCGCGAACACCCGGTACTACTTAACCGTGCACCTACACTTCACCGTTTGGGTATCCAAGCATTCGAACCAACACTTATCGAAGGTAAAGCGATTCAGCTTCACCCGCTTGTGTGTGCGGCGTATAACGCCGACTTCGATGGTGACCAAATGGCGGTACACGTTCCGTTGACAATCGAAGCACAGCTAGAAGCACGTGCGTTAATGATGTCTACGAACAACATTCTGTCACCGGCGAATGGTGAGCCAATCATCGTACCTTCACAGGACGTTGTATTAGGTCTTTACTACTTAACCCGTGACAAAGTAAACGGCTTAGGCGAAGGCATGGTATTTACCAGCCCGAACGAAGCAGAAAAAGCATACCGTACAGGTAATGCTGAGCTTCATTCTCGCGTTAAAGTACGTATTTCAGAATTCGACATCGATGAAGATGGCAACAAAACTGAGAAAGTTACGCTCACTGACACTACGGTTGGTCGTGCGATTTTCTCACTGATCCTACCTAAGGGTCTGCCGTTTGAAATCATCAACCAAGCCATGGGTAAAAAGCAAATTTCAAAACTATTGAATGCTTGTTACCGTACGCTAGGTCTGAAAGACACAGTCATTGCTGCTGACCAAATCATGTATACCGGTTTCCACTACGCGATGATCGCGGGTGCATCTGTTGGTATCGACGATATGGTTATCCCTGCTGCTAAGAAAGAAATTATCGACGCGGCTGAAGCAGAAGTTATCGAAATTCAGGAACAGTTCCAAAACGGTCTTGTTACCGCGGGTGAGCGTTACAACAAAGTTATCGATATCTGGTCTAATGCCAACGAGAAAGTTGCAAAGGCCATGATGGATAACCTTAAGACTGACATCGTAATTAACCGCGATGGCGAAGAAGAAGAGCAATCATCATTTAACTCTGTTTACATGATGGCTGACTCCGGTGCTCGTGGTAGTGCCGCACAGATTCGTCAGTTAGCGGGTATGCGTGGTCTGATGGCTAAGCCAGATGGCTCAATCATCGAAACACCAATTACGGCGAACTTCCGTGAAGGTCTGAACGTACTACAGTACTTCATCTCTACTCACGGTGCGCGTAAAGGTCTAGCGGATACTGCACTTAAGACTGCTAACTCGGGTTACCTAACCCGTCGTCTAGTAGACGTTGCACAAGATTTGGTTATCACTAACGACGACTGTGGCACATTCGAAGGTGTTCAAATGACACCACTTATCGAAGGTGGAGACGTTGTTGAGCCACTACGTGAACGTGTACTAGGTCGTGTTATCGCTGAAGACGTTATCAAGCCAGGTTCTGATGAAGTGCTTGTTGAACGTAACGTATTGCTTGATGAAGCCCTAGTAGACATGTTGGAAGCGAACTCAGTGGACCAAGTTATGGTTCGCTCAGTAATCACTTGTGACAACGACTTCGGCGTATGTGCTAAGTGTTACGGTCGTGACCTAGCACGTGGTCACATGGTAGGTAGCGGTGAATCGGTTGGTGTTATTGCAGCACAGTCAATCGGTGAACCAGGTACACAGCTTACCATGCGTACCTTCCACATCGGTGGTGCGGCATCAAGAGCATCAGCAGAAAACAGCGTACAGGTTAAAACAGCGGGTAGCCTTAAGCTACACAATGCGAAGTTCGTACGTAACTCTGATAGCAAATTGGTTATCGTTTCTCGTTCAACCGAGCTTACTGTTATTGATGAGCAAGGTCGTGAGAAAGAGCGCTATAAAGTGCCATACGGTGCTGTACTTAGCGTGGATGACGGTGCAACGATTGCAGCTGGCGACATTGTTGCTAACTGGGATCCGCATAGTCACCCAATCGTTACTGAACGTGCAGCTAAGATTAGCTTCGCTGACATTGACGACTCTAACACCGAGATGCAGCAGGATGAGCTGACCGGTCTTACACGTATCGTAGTGAAAGATCTTTCTAAGGTTAACTCTAAAGAGCCTAAGCTAATTCTAGAGAGCGACGAGTTCGGTCTTCAAGAAATTCGTCTTCCGAGCTTCACCACTATTGAAGCGAAAGAAGGCAAAGTGGCTAATGAAGGTGACGTGCTAGCACGTATACCTCAAGAAAGCTCGAAGACCCGTGATATTACCGGTGGTCTACCTCGCGTAGCCGACCTGTTTGAAGCGCGTAAACCGAAAGAGCCAGCTATTCTTGCAGAAGTGTCAGGTACTATCGGCTTTGGTAAAGAAACCAAAGGTAAGAAACGTCTTGTTATCACGCCGCCAGACGGCGACGCATACGAAGAGATGATTCCCAAGTGGCGTCAACTTAACGTGTTTGAAGGTGAGAAAGTGGAAAAAGGTGAAGTTATCGCCGATGGTCCAGAATCTCCACATGATATCTTGCGTCTACGTGGTATCTCAGCGGTAGCGAACTACATCGTGAACGAAGTTCAGGAAGTATACCGTCTACAGGGTGTAAAAATTAACGATAAGCACATCGAAGTCGTTATCCGTCAGATGCTACGTAAATGTATTATCACGCACCCAGGCGATACCCAGTTCCTTGAAGGCGAGCAGGTTGAAGTCTCGAACGTTAAAGTGGCTAACCGTGAAATTGAAAAACACGGTAAGATCCCAGCGCAGTATGAAACACAACTGCTTGGTATCACCAAAGCGTCACTGTCTACTGAGTCATTTATCTCAGCGGCCTCGTTCCAAGAAACAACCCGTGTTCTTACCGAAGCTGCGGTTCAAGGTAAAGAAGATGACCTACGTGGTCTGAAAGAAAACGTAATCGTTGGTCGACTCATTCCAGCGGGTACCGGTTTCGCTTACCACGAACGTCGTGCACAAAAACGCAAAGAGCAAATCGAAGAAATGTCAGTATCTGCTGCAGAAGCAGAACAGGCATTAACCGAAGCGCTAAATGCGGGTGCAGACGAAGATACTGCCGAATAA
- the rpoB gene encoding DNA-directed RNA polymerase subunit beta, protein MVYSYSEKKRIRKDFGKRPQVLEIPYLLSIQLDSFKKFIEIDADAQYGLEAAFRSVFPIKSYSGNSELQYVSYRLGEPVFDVKECQIRGVTFSAPLRVKLRLVLFDKDAAPGTVKDIKEQEVYMGEIPLMTENGTFVINGTERVIVSQLHRSPGVFFDHDKGKTHSSGKVLYNARVIPYRGSWLDFEFDPKDNLFVRIDRRRKLPATIILRALEMTSEEILDTFFDKVSVRIDKDKLMMEVVPDRLRGETAAFDIIDGEGNVVVETGRRVSARHTRALEKAGLTELEVPADYLIGRVFAATYVNEDTGEVIVSANDELTLENLAALSQAGIKEFETLYINELDHGSYISDTLRIDSSTNRLEALVEIYRMMRPGEPPTKDAAETLFDNLFFSEERYDLSSVGRMKFNRRLGREELIGSGTLDKEDIISVMKQLIMIRDGKDEVDDIDHLGNRRIRSVGEMAENQFRVGLVRVERAVKERLSLGDLDNVMPQDLINAKPISAAVKEFFGSSQLSQFMDQNNPLSEVTHKRRISALGPGGLTRERAGFEVRDVHPTHYGRLCPIETPEGPNIGLINSLASFARTNDFGFLETPFRRIVDGVVTDEIDYLSAIEEGQYAIAQANIALTENGELVDDLIPCRHRGETTLMPTEDIKYMDVSPQQIVSIAASIIPFLEHDDANRALMGANMQRQAVPTLRADKPLVGTGMERTIAVDSGVTVVAKRGGVVDYVDASRIVIKVDEEEMLPGEAGIDIYNLTKYTRSNQNTCINQKPTCSVGDPIVTGDVLADGPSTDLGDLALGQNMRIAFMPWNGYNFEDSILISERVAQEDRFTTIHIQELSCIARDTKLGPEEISSDIPNVGESALSKLDESGVVYIGAEVKGGDILVGKVTPKGETQLTPEEKLLRAIFGEKASDVKDTSLRVPNSVHGTVIDVQVFTRDGVEKDKRALEIEDMQLRQVKKDLTDEFEILADGIFARARNAFNRAGVDQAKLDSMPREKWFEIALNDEDAQLEIDQIADQHAEIKEDFDKKFETKRRKITQGDDLAPGVLKIVKVYLAVKRHIQPGDKMAGRHGNKGVISTIQPVEDMPYDANGTPVDIVLNPLGVPSRMNIGQILETHLGMAAHGLGVKIDRMIKEQRELAELREFLKKVYELGENHQEVDIDNFTDHEVRRLAENLRKGVPVATPVFDGARESEIKEMLKLADIPESGQISLFDGRTGREFERPVTVGYMYMLKLNHLVDDKMHARSTGSYSLVTQQPLGGKAQFGGQRFGEMEVWALEAYGAAYTLQEMLTVKSDDVNGRTKMYKNIVDGDHRMEPGMPESFNVLLKEIRSLGINIELEEK, encoded by the coding sequence TAAAACTACGGTTAGTGTTGTTCGATAAAGACGCTGCCCCAGGTACCGTAAAAGATATTAAAGAACAAGAAGTGTACATGGGCGAGATCCCATTGATGACAGAGAACGGTACGTTCGTTATCAATGGTACTGAGCGTGTTATCGTGTCACAGCTACACCGTTCACCTGGTGTCTTCTTTGATCACGACAAAGGTAAAACCCACTCGTCAGGTAAAGTGCTTTATAACGCACGTGTAATTCCTTACCGTGGTTCGTGGTTAGACTTTGAGTTTGACCCGAAAGATAACCTATTTGTTCGTATTGACCGTCGTCGTAAGTTGCCTGCAACAATCATCTTACGCGCGCTAGAAATGACGTCAGAAGAGATCTTAGATACCTTCTTTGACAAAGTTAGCGTACGGATTGATAAAGACAAGTTAATGATGGAAGTGGTGCCTGATCGCCTACGTGGTGAAACAGCCGCCTTTGATATCATTGATGGCGAAGGCAACGTGGTTGTTGAAACCGGACGTCGTGTTTCTGCTCGTCACACTCGTGCCTTGGAAAAAGCCGGTCTTACTGAGCTAGAAGTACCTGCAGATTACCTGATTGGTCGTGTATTTGCTGCTACTTACGTCAATGAAGACACTGGCGAAGTCATTGTTAGCGCGAACGACGAACTCACTCTTGAAAACCTTGCTGCGTTAAGCCAAGCGGGCATTAAAGAGTTCGAAACGCTTTACATCAACGAATTAGATCACGGTTCATACATCTCTGACACACTACGTATCGATTCATCAACTAACCGCCTAGAAGCGCTTGTTGAAATCTACCGTATGATGCGTCCTGGTGAGCCACCAACGAAAGATGCAGCAGAAACCTTGTTTGACAACTTGTTCTTCTCTGAAGAACGTTATGACTTGTCATCTGTTGGTCGTATGAAGTTTAACCGTCGTCTGGGTCGTGAAGAACTTATTGGTTCTGGCACACTAGATAAAGAAGACATTATTTCTGTTATGAAACAGCTAATAATGATTCGTGATGGTAAAGACGAAGTTGATGATATCGATCACCTAGGTAACCGTCGTATCCGTTCTGTAGGTGAAATGGCAGAAAACCAATTCCGTGTTGGTTTAGTACGTGTTGAGCGTGCTGTTAAAGAGCGTCTAAGCTTAGGCGATCTTGACAATGTTATGCCGCAAGACCTAATTAACGCTAAGCCTATCTCAGCTGCCGTTAAAGAGTTCTTTGGTTCATCACAGCTTTCTCAGTTCATGGACCAAAACAACCCGTTATCAGAAGTAACGCACAAACGTCGTATTTCTGCTTTAGGTCCGGGTGGTCTTACCCGTGAACGTGCTGGCTTCGAAGTTCGAGACGTACACCCGACCCACTACGGTCGTCTATGTCCAATCGAAACCCCTGAAGGCCCGAACATCGGTCTAATCAACTCATTGGCGAGCTTCGCGCGCACCAATGATTTCGGTTTCTTAGAAACACCGTTCCGTCGTATCGTAGACGGTGTGGTTACTGACGAAATCGATTATTTATCTGCGATTGAAGAAGGCCAATACGCCATTGCACAGGCGAACATTGCGCTAACTGAAAATGGTGAGCTAGTTGACGACCTTATTCCTTGTCGTCACCGTGGTGAAACTACCTTGATGCCTACAGAAGACATCAAATACATGGACGTTTCACCACAGCAAATCGTTTCAATTGCGGCAAGTATTATCCCGTTCCTTGAACACGATGATGCTAACCGCGCACTGATGGGTGCCAACATGCAACGTCAGGCTGTACCAACGCTACGCGCAGATAAGCCGCTAGTAGGTACAGGTATGGAACGTACTATCGCGGTAGACTCAGGTGTAACTGTTGTCGCTAAACGTGGTGGTGTGGTCGATTACGTTGACGCAAGCCGTATCGTTATTAAAGTCGATGAAGAAGAAATGCTTCCTGGCGAAGCGGGTATCGACATCTATAACCTGACTAAGTACACCCGTTCTAACCAGAACACCTGTATCAATCAGAAGCCTACGTGTAGCGTGGGTGACCCGATTGTGACAGGCGATGTACTCGCTGATGGTCCTTCTACAGACTTAGGTGACCTTGCTCTAGGCCAGAACATGCGTATCGCGTTCATGCCTTGGAATGGTTACAACTTTGAGGATTCAATCCTTATTTCTGAGCGTGTAGCACAAGAAGACCGTTTCACTACGATTCACATTCAAGAGCTAAGCTGTATTGCTCGTGATACTAAGCTTGGGCCAGAAGAAATTTCTTCTGATATCCCGAACGTAGGTGAATCTGCATTAAGCAAGCTTGATGAATCAGGTGTAGTTTACATTGGTGCAGAAGTGAAAGGCGGTGACATTCTAGTAGGTAAGGTAACACCTAAAGGTGAAACTCAACTTACGCCAGAAGAGAAGCTATTAAGAGCTATCTTCGGTGAGAAAGCGTCTGACGTTAAAGACACGTCTCTACGTGTACCTAACTCAGTTCACGGTACCGTTATCGACGTTCAAGTATTTACCCGTGATGGTGTAGAGAAAGACAAACGCGCGCTTGAAATCGAAGACATGCAACTTCGTCAGGTTAAGAAAGATCTTACTGATGAATTTGAAATCTTAGCGGATGGTATCTTTGCACGTGCTCGTAACGCATTTAACCGCGCAGGTGTTGATCAAGCTAAGCTTGACAGCATGCCTCGCGAGAAGTGGTTCGAAATTGCACTTAACGATGAAGACGCACAGCTAGAGATTGACCAAATTGCAGATCAACACGCTGAAATTAAAGAAGACTTCGATAAGAAGTTTGAAACCAAGCGTCGTAAGATCACGCAAGGCGATGACCTAGCACCAGGTGTTCTTAAAATTGTTAAGGTTTACCTAGCGGTTAAACGTCACATCCAACCGGGTGATAAAATGGCCGGTCGTCACGGTAACAAAGGTGTTATCTCGACTATCCAGCCAGTAGAAGACATGCCATACGATGCTAACGGTACGCCGGTAGATATCGTGCTTAACCCTCTAGGTGTACCGTCTCGTATGAACATCGGTCAGATCTTAGAAACTCACTTAGGCATGGCAGCCCATGGTCTAGGTGTGAAGATTGACCGCATGATTAAAGAGCAGCGTGAGTTGGCAGAATTACGTGAATTCTTGAAGAAGGTGTACGAACTTGGTGAAAATCACCAAGAAGTGGACATCGATAACTTCACTGATCACGAAGTTCGTCGCTTAGCAGAAAACCTACGTAAAGGTGTTCCAGTAGCAACACCTGTATTTGACGGTGCACGCGAATCTGAAATCAAAGAAATGTTAAAGCTAGCTGATATTCCAGAAAGCGGTCAGATTTCTTTGTTCGACGGTCGTACTGGTCGCGAGTTTGAGCGTCCTGTAACCGTGGGTTACATGTACATGCTGAAACTGAACCACTTAGTAGACGACAAGATGCACGCGCGTTCTACTGGTTCGTACAGCCTTGTTACGCAACAGCCGCTGGGTGGTAAAGCTCAGTTTGGTGGTCAGCGCTTCGGTGAGATGGAAGTGTGGGCCCTTGAAGCTTACGGTGCAGCATATACCCTTCAGGAAATGCTTACTGTTAAGTCGGATGATGTTAACGGCCGTACTAAGATGTACAAGAACATCGTCGATGGCGACCACAGAATGGAGCCTGGCATGCCAGAATCATTCAACGTATTACTTAAAGAAATTCGCTCGTTGGGTATCAACATCGAGCTTGAAGAAAAGTAA